A stretch of the Lolium perenne isolate Kyuss_39 chromosome 3, Kyuss_2.0, whole genome shotgun sequence genome encodes the following:
- the LOC127342805 gene encoding FCS-Like Zinc finger 8, which yields MAAESSVPQTASSESVAHKMGFFRVPDLLVKLSTKCLIELDAVRSPTSPLDLKLFTGLATKSPRSSFLDAGVASQNQKILLGDRVGLGLVDSLSDENPSPLGSRKVLLGSEMRITDSLTRKNSSTAPMQPGVVELKDENMSDGLNGSFMSLDDIVNSEDYTCVVSRGPNPRTTHIFGDRVFEFQGEQLMPGEGGCEDTLVSPLKGENTMSFCCFCSEKLKEKEDIYIYQGDKAFCSVECRENFMEEEIEGEPATATDHSDPSGPSFDDGRIFQLIQ from the exons ATGGCAGCCGAATCTTCAGTTCCACAAACCGCTTCCTCTGAATCGGTTGCTCACAAGATGGGCTTCTTCAGAGTCCCTGACCTCCTTGTCAAGCTGAGCACCAAATGCCTGATTGAACTGGATGCCGTCCGCAGTCCCACATCGCCCCTGGACCTCAAGCTCTTCACAGGCCTGGCTACCAAGTCACCCAGGTCATCTTTCCTTGACGCCGGCGTGGCCAGCCAGAACCAGAAGATCCTGCTCGGGGACAGGGTTGGGCTTGGACTGGTGGACTCTCTCAGTGATGAGAACCCTTCGCCCCTGGGCAGCAGGAAGGTTCTTCTTGGGTCTGAGATGAGGATCACTGACAGCTTAACCCGCAAGAACAGCTCCACTGCTCCTATGCAGCCTGGTGTGGTCGAACTCAAGGATGAGAACATGAGTGATGGGCTGAACGGCAGTTTCATGTCCCTTGATGACATTGTCAATTCAGAGGACTACACCTGTGTTGTTTCTCGCGGTCCTAACCCTAGAACTACCCACATTTTTGGAGATCGTGTCTTTGAGTTTCAAGGTGAGCAGCTGATGCCTGGTGAGGGTGGCTGTGAGGATACTCTGGTCTCTCCTCTGAAAGGGGAGAATACCATGAGCTTCTGTTGTTTTTGCTCTGAGAAGCTCAAAGAAAAGGAAGACATCTATATCTACCA GGGTGACAAAGCCTTCTGCAGCGTGGAGTGCAGGGAGAACTTCATGGAAGAGGAGATTGAAGGTGAACCTGCAACTGCAACAGATCACTCTGATCCCAGCGGCCCATCCTTCGACGATGGTCGCATTTTCCAACTGATCCAGTGA